A region of Nostoc sp. 'Peltigera membranacea cyanobiont' N6 DNA encodes the following proteins:
- a CDS encoding isoaspartyl peptidase/L-asparaginase, with product MESQVQPKLIIHGGAGSSLHGKGGLEAVRRSLHTVIEEVYSLLLSGATASEAVVHGCQMLEDNPRFNAGTGSVLQSDGQIRMSASLMDGALGRFSGVINISRVKNPIELAQFLQNSPDRVLSDFGSAELAREMQLPSYNALTDLRLQEWIQERQDNFKSAMAGVVAEPELIETSNAGRGTIGVVALDTSGSLAAGTSTGGKGFERIGRVSDSAMPAGNYATSNAGVSCTGIGEDIIDECLAPRIVVRVTDGMSLKEAMERSFEEAHQNKRDLGAIALDVSGAIAWGKTSEILLAAYHNGEKIGDTLEWTGDELIGYC from the coding sequence ATGGAGTCACAGGTGCAACCTAAATTAATTATTCATGGAGGGGCTGGTAGTTCTCTCCACGGTAAAGGAGGATTAGAGGCGGTGCGCCGATCGCTCCATACAGTAATAGAAGAAGTCTATTCTCTGCTATTGTCAGGAGCAACTGCTTCTGAGGCGGTGGTGCATGGTTGCCAAATGCTCGAAGACAATCCCCGCTTTAATGCTGGTACTGGTTCAGTACTGCAATCTGATGGGCAAATTCGCATGAGTGCTTCCCTGATGGATGGCGCATTAGGGCGGTTTAGTGGCGTGATTAATATTTCGCGGGTAAAAAATCCCATTGAGTTGGCACAATTTTTACAAAATTCGCCAGATCGAGTCCTATCAGATTTCGGCTCGGCTGAGTTGGCGCGGGAAATGCAACTTCCTAGCTATAACGCTTTAACTGATTTGCGGTTGCAAGAGTGGATACAAGAACGCCAGGATAATTTTAAAAGTGCAATGGCTGGCGTGGTAGCAGAACCCGAACTGATAGAAACCAGTAATGCCGGACGTGGGACTATCGGTGTCGTAGCTTTAGATACATCTGGTAGCCTAGCTGCTGGCACTTCCACTGGTGGTAAGGGATTTGAGCGGATTGGCAGGGTAAGTGATTCTGCGATGCCAGCAGGTAATTATGCTACTAGTAATGCTGGTGTTAGCTGTACTGGAATTGGAGAAGATATCATTGATGAGTGTTTAGCCCCACGGATTGTAGTGCGCGTTACTGATGGAATGTCCCTGAAAGAGGCTATGGAGCGTTCCTTTGAGGAAGCGCACCAGAACAAACGGGATTTAGGAGCGATCGCTTTAGATGTGAGTGGAGCGATCGCTTGGGGCAAAACTAGCGAAATTTTACTCGCTGCTTACCACAACGGCGAAAAAATTGGTGATACTTTGGAATGGACTGGCGACGAACTGATTGGTTATTGTTGA
- a CDS encoding DUF2256 domain-containing protein, with the protein MGRVRSKSDLPTKICPVCQRPFTWRKKWQDCWDDVKYCSERCRRRRSEAQNETNRNTDANSAGD; encoded by the coding sequence ATGGGACGTGTTCGTTCTAAATCTGACCTACCTACAAAAATCTGTCCGGTATGTCAACGTCCTTTCACATGGCGTAAAAAGTGGCAAGATTGCTGGGACGATGTGAAATACTGCTCAGAACGTTGTCGTCGTCGCCGTTCTGAAGCTCAAAATGAAACTAACCGCAACACAGACGCAAATAGCGCAGGGGATTAA
- a CDS encoding RuBisCO accumulation factor 1 has translation MTDLPPNAQNPEENATNDVAQELLRRLRQKQGNWVEWGTAIASLLKTGYNPQEIFEATGFEPIQQNQVVVGSQVYNSLENSGVSAETRSHYAIRGSDVLYELRLLTQEERAAAAELIFLHKIDADEVKEVAKAIKEFSYYRTLPEGFSAHPGDAVAHQVWKLARQNTDLQQRSRLIAKGLRFAHTPAARKQIEQLLTDFTSVPQRPAPILPFYRLEFEEQLPRILPVVGELPLSRKDLQAVPILTEIEPFRLVKFSGEQAWVPLPGWQVLLAAEDPVVILANSDRFPVQTQSQLGPVVVVVDRAKREWDASSYFVIENGGELEFQWFETEPEIPLLGQIIIIVRPKKILDEELTKDSWQIDE, from the coding sequence ATGACTGATCTACCACCCAACGCTCAGAATCCTGAAGAAAATGCTACTAACGATGTAGCACAAGAGTTACTGCGAAGACTGAGGCAAAAACAAGGCAACTGGGTGGAATGGGGAACAGCGATCGCCTCGTTGCTAAAAACCGGTTACAACCCCCAAGAAATTTTTGAGGCGACTGGATTTGAGCCGATTCAACAAAATCAGGTGGTTGTCGGTTCCCAAGTTTACAATTCTTTGGAAAACTCTGGAGTATCGGCAGAAACGCGATCGCACTACGCCATCCGCGGCAGTGATGTTTTATACGAGCTGCGTTTGCTCACTCAAGAAGAACGCGCCGCCGCCGCCGAACTGATCTTCCTCCACAAAATCGATGCTGATGAAGTGAAGGAAGTGGCAAAAGCAATTAAAGAGTTCTCTTATTACCGGACTTTGCCAGAAGGGTTTTCTGCCCATCCTGGTGATGCCGTTGCTCACCAAGTTTGGAAACTGGCACGCCAAAATACAGATTTACAACAGCGATCGCGTCTGATCGCTAAAGGTTTGCGTTTTGCTCACACGCCAGCAGCCAGAAAACAAATCGAACAGCTTCTGACTGATTTTACTAGCGTTCCCCAGCGTCCAGCGCCAATTTTACCCTTTTACCGCCTGGAATTTGAAGAACAATTACCTCGAATTTTGCCCGTGGTAGGCGAGTTGCCATTGTCACGAAAAGACTTGCAAGCTGTGCCGATTTTGACCGAAATTGAACCATTTCGCCTAGTTAAGTTTTCGGGAGAGCAAGCTTGGGTACCATTACCAGGTTGGCAAGTGCTGTTAGCAGCAGAAGATCCAGTAGTGATTTTAGCGAATAGCGATCGCTTCCCCGTGCAAACTCAAAGCCAACTCGGTCCCGTTGTAGTTGTAGTAGATCGTGCCAAACGAGAATGGGATGCCTCTAGCTATTTTGTCATTGAAAATGGTGGTGAATTAGAATTTCAGTGGTTTGAAACTGAGCCAGAAATTCCTCTACTAGGACAAATTATTATCATTGTGCGTCCTAAGAAAATTCTGGATGAAGAATTAACTAAGGATTCTTGGCAGATTGATGAATAA